gataaatgctcttgtaagaatgtcagactaatatcagcataacataagaacattataagcgtatacttttttgatcttgtttaaagctattataagatcaatagcaatagtttagtaagatattagaatgatattagttcatttgattttataatggttttgataaatgcttttgtaagaatgtcagccTAATATAAGCATAACATAAAAACACCAGACAAGTTAAGTGTTGAGAAAGATATTGGTGAGGGTTCTGCAGGATTTTATTTCATGCAAGAAGTCGATATAGAGGACAGAGATTCAGTCTGTGACATAGATCATGTCAGTGAAAATGAATCTTCGACCGAGGACGAAACCGattatgaaaaagattttgCCTTAAAAAGTGATTTACACTGCAGTTGGGCattgacttaaagtataaataattcaaaaaacacatttttctaaAGTTTTTTCTTTGGAAAAGTTGTTTGTTACTAATCAGTATATGCATACGCTTTCGTATCAACGCCTAATTAGAATTCAACCTGTATAAGTCGCAAAACCCAATTCCAGAGATTGCTGTGGCcatcaagaaattattatatCACGGAAAAATGCATGCTATATCTCTTCTAGAAATGGCGTATACTTTTCCACACTAGTGCGCAAAGTAGCACTTTTTGTGCCTGAGTAGGTAATTCGCACAAATATCCTTTCgggttgtaattatatttacatgGCAATTGCCATTTTACACCCAGGGGAAGATGTAAAATCATATGCTCACCACGGGAAATTATAAAGAAAGCCTCAGATAGCTTGTTTATAGCCCTCGCCTTCGGCTCGGGCCAAATACCCGCAATCTGAgactttctttatattatttcccTATGTGAACAATAAGCAAGGAACCCTAAATTAATTCAACATGGCCGTACCATTGGTATTCAGAATGCTAATATTAGAGTAAATGATCTTACAATAGTCTAATAGTGCGCTGGAAAAGTGCAACTATAACAATGGCATCATTTTCACTacaattatagaaataaaaaaatatacgaggatagaaaatactattttaattgattatttgagtgggcgcatgaaatttgaagcgtaaaacagggtctactttacagtaaataatatgttccaacgtaaatacttaccgcgcaacataaagaaccaccaatgataacaaacacgttattaatattactactattattatacttgcattcagtttgtcactacaatattttattctgccACGCTGCAGTTCACTCACCGAGCATAATGCACGCGGAATGTTTCAAAATTTCGTGTGGTcgtacataaaatcaaaataagcttGTTTAGGCTCACAAGATTCTAACGTTGGACCAATATAAGCCTATGCAggcttacaaaatacttacgtaaaagcgatattagcctaaggcagcttaaattagttttgtaaagattattgtaaatgcgaacagtattcaataagactgatattaggacgatgttaaaataaatacgcttataatttgtgcccaaatccaGGCTTATACGATGATATAAAACCAATATTAGAGTGAAAATTTATAGTCTTGAGATGGTTGTAAGAGGGATTTTGCTGGTTGggtaggtactggggatcaacgcgcgtgactttaaacttagttcaaaataaacaacttcttcaatcatttggatttatttcagagcttaaaaatacatttacatagcatagcaccagccgcttaggctatcgggagcaatctgcgctccggcatgtaatacccgctgtcaatctaacctgccaagtggtcagttttaccacctgccagcggtatacagcctagttcctacagtacctagTAAGTAggtttcttatttattttaagtatgtacatATAGTCACACCAAAAGCTTCATTGATATAACAAGACTGAAGTGActgttaaaaaacatttatttttaataaacgcGACGATTGCGCCTTCAAAGGTAAAAGTTATTTACACACTTGAATGCTTAAGTCATTGTTATCTGTTCACATATAAGTGTTAAATTAAGGACCTCAACTACGCCCCTCGGTAAAATGTCATTACCCATGGCCCGTCCTACGCACTAGCGGGCTCAACTTCAAATTACTCGCACTTAATTAACCCTCGAGTCTTATTTGTTGAAACGTCTTTTGGCGGAGCGGCGAAAAATGCTCATTCCACCACTGGAAAATACTCTTCCCAGTAAATATCTAACACATTTTTAGAGGTTTAGTTCAAACCATCTGACTGAAGGCAAAGTGTGTGAAGCAAATTCTATTATCTCAAGTCCCCACATAGTACCGCATGTTTAAACCGCCCATAAAGGCTTGTTTGTACATGTCAGCATAAACACCATTGTATTCAATGTGACAAGTAAATGATAAGAACAGCCATTTGAACTGAGTTTCAAATCTATCACGGCATGACAGATCGCAAACATTATAACGTATTTATTcagtgtttatttattgtttcaggCCGACCTTTCCCTATTAAGATTTATTGCGATCCGCTCGCTCCGAGATTGAGCAACAAACAGactcataaattatttaatgtaaataaatacttaggATTCATCGGTTATGAATATAGACGTGTGGATAGCACCGGAGTTTCGTCACGTACTCGTTACGGCCCGTCAACGTGATGGGACAACTAAACGTCACAGTAACGTGACAGGGGAATTGCTTGGTTTAAGAATAatatacactgaaaaaaaaatttgtttacatCAAACAATATCTTGTTTATTATAATCGTCATCTTGATACCATATGAGCCTGTCAAGATCTTGACTTCTGTGGCAAAGAGAAATTTGTTAAATTGTCTTAGTTTCGTCTGTCAAATTACTGTACTGGCCTTATAAAGGTTGATTAGTTAGTTTCATTCAGATCTTGTGCAGTAAAattatgaaactttattatatTGACAAAGATTGTTTATAGATTCAACTAATCCCTAAGTTCCATCAACTAAGACAGTGATTAGTCGAACAATGATATTTAGTCAAACCAACTTTATTTATGttcaatgtaaatattaagCTTCTTTAGATAAAACAATTTACTAATATAATCAACTAAGTTGCTTACTATGTTGACAAAGATTGTTCATAGATTCAACTAATCCTTAAGTTCCATCAACTAAGACAGTGATTGGTCGAAAAATGATTATTTAGTCAAACCAGCTTAATTTATGttcaatgtaaatattaagCTTCGTTAGatcaaacaatttattaatataatcaaCTAAGTTGCTTATTTGCGTTTAAAAAGCTAAATACTGGCCTTAAAAAAGCCACACAGTCGTGACAACCACAACTTGTCCTCTACAACCATGAACCTTCATTGTATTAACAAAATTCGATTCTAGATTTAACTGATCCCATGGCCCCATCAACTAAGATAATGGTTAGTTGAACAATGgtagttatttatttcagttgaaATCATACCCAATATGACTACTTAATTTCATgagatcaaaaaaataaatacttcattTAACTTGAGTGATTATTTGTATCTATTGGATTTCTAGGTTTAGTTAGACAAGGTAACTTGTTGCATTTACCAAGAATTTTTGTTGATGTGATTATTGACAGATGATAGATTCAGTtgagattatttttaacatacacatgattcatcatcatatttACTAAGTCTATTGGCCAATTTAAGCATTTACGTAGTTGAGACAAGGATGACATAGACTGGATTAGCAATCGCCATAGTCAGAACGACCGCGAAAAATTGATCGATTATTAAATCTAGATGGCGCTGACATTATAGCCAGAGgctttaaaagcaaaacaataatACCACAGATGTCTTATAATATTGCAAATGCATTATTATGCAGTAAAAACATCTGTAGTCTTATTGTTTTGCTTCGAAAGTCTCGAGCTATAATGTCATCGCCATCTAGATTTAATAATCGAACTAAAATTCCGCGACCGCAGCTATGGCGATTGCTAATCCAGTCTATATCATCATTGGTGATAGTGAGATATGTAAATACTTTTGTAAAATCTCAATGTATTTTTGTGTACTGTCAAATGCACATCAACTTTACAATAAAACTCCATTCTACACGCGTCAAAGCTTGATGTGTACTTaaaacgcattcactgccaccgacgcatataatGCGTTTTGGTGACTCGTCCAGTGCCGTTGGCAAAGATTCACAGGcgtttgaacgcacatgtgcattTGCGGCACCTGAAGAAGGTTCGACTCTGACAGGTGACAACGAATGCGTTAAACTTGgttgtaatacaaaaaaagcATTGCAGATTTACAAAGGCTCAAAtacgtaaattatttaaattggcCAATATTTAGTATACTATGCGAGAAATCACGGTCAAATTTTATATCTATTGCCTATCAGCTATATTCAATgattataatgtaataaaataaataataatttttaaatattgctttATTGGAATCaagtcaaaaaacaaaaaaaaaacatcaattttaTAACGTACATCGCAAAGTTACAGTGAGTCTGTGTGTACTTATACCTGATGTACGAGTTTCCCCCGAGCTTGTAAAACAACGCCCGTTGCTGTTGTACACGCGGGGATATAGTAGGTAGTGGTTCTTTCCCCCGAAAAGAGTTCGATAATCTGCTTAGCCCACTTAAAATATATTGGTCCCACTATTGGggaatttctattattatttaatatttcctTTGCAATGACGGACGCCAGCAAATTTCTAGTTGTGTCGCCGTCCAAAGAGCCACCTTTATATATCAATAAAGAACTTGTCTCCAGTGAATCATTGAGCAATTTTTCCAGTTGCTGAAaaggaaaatagaaaataagtttttggtaaaaatttcatttttaataagtacaagctTGTTCTGcggactgtacttgtattgccacccaaactaaatttgcataccaaatttcaagttgatgccattaacctttgaagagttccgtcctgcgaagactgaactaccagattattgtattgtcacgcaatttacataagtataccaaatttcaagtcaatctaaccaaccactggaagtcggtcgatttaacttgcaagatttgattatgattaccatcagacagacagacaacgggacaggtaaaactttatacataaaagcttgtaataataaataaaaataagtaagaagggtacttaagtaggtaaattatcAGGTAGGTagtaattattatgtatgtatgtatattatattagtatagttcattatgtatgtaattgtatgtttctatttacatttatgtatgtgtataaacctcctccttttttgaagtcggttaaactctttattgtacaaaataagtaaacaagcaCAATTGTCAACATTGAGATACCtatatacaaaggcgaacttatccctttaagggatctctaccagtcaacctttgagtggatgagaggagcattggggacagacaaaaaatgagtttaaaaattaaaatagatagtggaagctatatacaatgctttaaacaatataatatattatttatagcaCTGTATTGTAAGGTTGTGTTAAAGTGGTgtattaaataacaatataatcatcatcatccgagcctatatacgtccctctaCTGGGCACAAATCTCCTATCAGCTACTCGGGCCTtggggcttgggccatagatcccacgcgggcccagtgcggattggcaactgcacacataccattaaattgcttggcaggtgtgtacaggtttcctcatgatgttttctttcaccgtaaagcttgtggtaaatttagaatgaaaattttgcacatgaatttcgaaagacACAGAAGTGCGAGTCGTGGTTTgagtttgaacccatgatcctctgcttgagaggcaataggtcaaaccactaagccaccatggctttaatatattaatataatttgaatATGCAATTAAGAATTCAACACAATTTTACATGCAAACTTAAAGTTTTTACTGCATTAAATGTTGTGATGAAGATCTTAAAATATGAAGGTTTAACATTTACCCTgttagggcacagcaatatacaaataggtaatttaattataatctaTCAAACCCaccaacataaaataaattacttaccccGCTCTGAGTTTCTAACACCAGCACTGTTTCTTGACTCGGGGGagtattttctttttgtgtCACTAGTATACACTCTTTAGGTTTTGGGTCACTGGGGCCAGGGCCAGAGTAGTCTAACTCTATATTTGATAAATCAAAGGCCTAGAAATGAAAGAAGACAACAAATAATCATTTAGGTATGATCTTACAGattagtacctaagtatgtaATTTCTTTGGGTGTGGAATGGTGGTGTATTTGGATAATGACAATGAACCCGTACAGGGTTCGAAACGCGTATGCGATTactatggtggtggtgatagcgAGTTTGTGTGTCATATAATATGTGGATTTATGTGGCGAGGAGGCGGTGTTACATgaagaaaaataagtaatgtgTGTCACATAGTTTACCATTTTCTGCGGAGTAGCAAGGTAAAGGGTggaagttcattgatatgggcctccacaaagtaacgcttgattcaatcaatcatttaggtaccatatgtactattattattatgtattaattttaatttaattaatttaataaaggtaggtaggtaccatccaTTCCCTTGATTGATTTTAGCTTCAAATGCGGAATAGCTAACTGTAGCCTAGATATAATGCATTCAATTTGGTGTTACTGTAATAAATAgcattgctgttttttttcccTGCTGTTTGTTTAGGTGAAATAttttagataataaaaaaagatattccCTTATATACCCACCttagtacaaaatatgaatataGGTGTCTACAGTAATTTCTCATTCAATTTAGGTACACTCAGCGGCAAAAAAGTTAGCCCAGTcccaaaatatatgaaaaccaaacAAAATTTGGGTAATTTTTTTGCTACTGAGTATATTATATCAAGCAAGccataaat
The nucleotide sequence above comes from Choristoneura fumiferana unplaced genomic scaffold, NRCan_CFum_1 Sck3bRy_156;HRSCAF=345_pilon, whole genome shotgun sequence. Encoded proteins:
- the LOC141445030 gene encoding uncharacterized protein isoform X1; translated protein: MLKNALCIYYVPILIHCLIEKNHSLLEQRITIQALSALTPGDVKDLIPQAGPRVLFTRCWDTWKNEFLPAVLNNVSFSAFDLSNIELDYSGPGPSDPKPKECILVTQKENTPPSQETVLVLETQSGQLEKLLNDSLETSSLLIYKGGSLDGDTTRNLLASVIAKEILNNNRNSPIVGPIYFKWAKQIIELFSGERTTTYYIPACTTATGVVLQARGKLVHQV
- the LOC141445030 gene encoding uncharacterized protein isoform X2, whose translation is MDEVAELLQTWELPELIPVFTEQRITIQALSALTPGDVKDLIPQAGPRVLFTRCWDTWKNEFLPAVLNNVSFSAFDLSNIELDYSGPGPSDPKPKECILVTQKENTPPSQETVLVLETQSGQLEKLLNDSLETSSLLIYKGGSLDGDTTRNLLASVIAKEILNNNRNSPIVGPIYFKWAKQIIELFSGERTTTYYIPACTTATGVVLQARGKLVHQV